Proteins encoded in a region of the Capra hircus breed San Clemente chromosome 3, ASM170441v1, whole genome shotgun sequence genome:
- the OSBPL9 gene encoding oxysterol-binding protein-related protein 9 isoform X7, which produces MVESIKHCIVLLQIAKDQYIAENHADGIISTINPVDAIYQPSPLEPVVNTMPSQTVLPPEPTQLCKSEQRPSSLPVGPVLATLGHHQTPTPNSTGSGHSPPSSSLTSPSHVNLSPNTVPEFSYSSSEDEFYDADEFHQSGSSPKRLIDSSGSASVLTHSSSGNSLKRPDTTESLNSSMSNGTSDADLFDSHDDRDDEGEAGSVEEHKSVIMHLLSQVRLGMDLTKVVLPTFILERRSLLEMYADFFAHPDLFVSISDQKDARDRMVQVVKWYLSAFHAGRKGSVAKKPYNPILGEIFQCHWTLPNDTEENAELVSEGPVPWVSKNSVTFVAEQVSHHPPISAFYAECFNKKIQFNAHIWTKSKFLGMSIGVHNIGQGCVSCLEHDEHYILTFPNGYGRSILTVPWVELGGECNINCSKTGYSANIVFHTKPFYGGKKHRITAEIFSPNDKKSFCSIEGEWNGVMYAKYSTGENVVFIDTKKLPIIKKKVRKLEDQNEYESRCLWKDVTFNLKIRDIDAATEAKHRLEERQRAEARERKEKEIQWETRLFHEDGECWVYDEPLLKRLGAAKH; this is translated from the exons GACCAGTATATTGCGGAGAATCACGCAGATGGAATTATA AGTACTATTAATCCTGTGGATGCCATATATCAACCTAGTCCCTTGGAACCTGTGGTCAACACAATGCCTTCCCAGACTGTCTTACCTCCAG AACCTACTCAGTTGTGTAAGTCAGAGCAGCGTCCATCTTCTCTACCAGTTGGACCTGTATTAGCAACCTTGGGACATCATCAGACTCCAACACCAAATAGTACAG GCAGTGGCCACTCACCCCCTAGTAGCAGTCTGACTTCTCCAAGCCATGTCAACTTGTCTCCAAACACAGTCCCAGAGTTCTCTTACTCTAGCAGTGAAGATGAATTCTATGATGCAGATGAATTTCATCAGAGTGGCTCATCACCAAAGCGCTTAATAGA ttcctctggATCTGCCTCAGTCTTGACACACAGCAGCTCGGGAAATAGTCTAAAGCGTCCAGATACCACGGAATCACTTAATTCTTCCATGTCCAATGGAACAAGCGATGCTG ACCTGTTCGATTCACATGATGATAGAGATGACGAAGGGGAGGCAGGGTCGGTGGAAGAGCACAAGAGTGTTATCATGCATCTGTTGTCACAGGTTAGACTTGGAATGGATCTTACGAAG GTAGTTCTTCCAACATTTATTCTTGAAAGAAGATCTCTTTTAGAAATGTATGCAGACTTTTTTGCTCATCCGGACCTGTTTGTGAG TATTAGTGACCAGAAGGATGCCAGAGACCGAATGGTTCAGGTTGTGAAATGGTATCTCTCAGCCTTTCACGCAGGAAGGAAAGGGTCGGTTGCCAAAAAGCCATACAACCCCATTTTGGGCGAAATCTTTCAGTGTCACTGGACATTACCAAATGATACTGAAGAGAATGCG GAGTTAGTTTCAGAAGGACCAGTTCCCTGGGTTTCCAAGAATAGTGTAACATTTGTGGCTGAGCAGGTTTCTCACCATCCACCCA TTTCAGCCTTTTATGCTGAGTGTTTTAATAAGAAGATACAATTCAATGCTCATATCTGGACCAAGTCAAAATTCCTTGGGATGTCAATTGGGGTGCACAACATAGGGCAGG GCTGTGTCTCGTGTCTAGAGCATGACGAACATTACATTCTCACATTCCCCAATGGTTATGGCAG GTCTATCCTCACAGTGCCCTGGGTGGAACTAGGCGGAGAATGCAATATTAATTGTTCCAAAACTGGCTATAGTGCAAATATCGTCTTCCACACTAAACCTTTCTATGGGGGCAAGAAGCACAGAATTACTGCTGAGATTTT ttCTCCAAATGACAAGAAGTCTTTCTGCTCAATTGAAGGGGAATGGAATGGTGTAATGTATGCAAAATACTCAACAGGG GAAAATGTAGTTTTTATAGATACCAAGAAATTGCCTATAATTAAGAAGAAAGTAAGGAAGCTGGAAGATCAGAATGAGTACGAATCCCGCTG ccTTTGGAAGGATGTCACTTTCaacttaaaaatcagagacattgatGCAGCAACTGAAGCCAAGCACAGACTTGAAGAAAGACAAAGAGCAGAAGCccgagaaaggaaggaaaaggaaattcaaTGGGAGACAAGG CTGTTTCATGAAGATGGAGAATGCTGGGTTTATGATGAAC
- the OSBPL9 gene encoding oxysterol-binding protein-related protein 9 isoform X8 gives MVESIKHCIVLLQIAKSTINPVDAIYQPSPLEPVVNTMPSQTVLPPEPTQLCKSEQRPSSLPVGPVLATLGHHQTPTPNSTGSGHSPPSSSLTSPSHVNLSPNTVPEFSYSSSEDEFYDADEFHQSGSSPKRLIDSSGSASVLTHSSSGNSLKRPDTTESLNSSMSNGTSDADLFDSHDDRDDEGEAGSVEEHKSVIMHLLSQVRLGMDLTKVVLPTFILERRSLLEMYADFFAHPDLFVSISDQKDARDRMVQVVKWYLSAFHAGRKGSVAKKPYNPILGEIFQCHWTLPNDTEENAELVSEGPVPWVSKNSVTFVAEQVSHHPPISAFYAECFNKKIQFNAHIWTKSKFLGMSIGVHNIGQGCVSCLEHDEHYILTFPNGYGRSILTVPWVELGGECNINCSKTGYSANIVFHTKPFYGGKKHRITAEIFSPNDKKSFCSIEGEWNGVMYAKYSTGENVVFIDTKKLPIIKKKVRKLEDQNEYESRCLWKDVTFNLKIRDIDAATEAKHRLEERQRAEARERKEKEIQWETRLFHEDGECWVYDEPLLKRLGAAKH, from the exons AGTACTATTAATCCTGTGGATGCCATATATCAACCTAGTCCCTTGGAACCTGTGGTCAACACAATGCCTTCCCAGACTGTCTTACCTCCAG AACCTACTCAGTTGTGTAAGTCAGAGCAGCGTCCATCTTCTCTACCAGTTGGACCTGTATTAGCAACCTTGGGACATCATCAGACTCCAACACCAAATAGTACAG GCAGTGGCCACTCACCCCCTAGTAGCAGTCTGACTTCTCCAAGCCATGTCAACTTGTCTCCAAACACAGTCCCAGAGTTCTCTTACTCTAGCAGTGAAGATGAATTCTATGATGCAGATGAATTTCATCAGAGTGGCTCATCACCAAAGCGCTTAATAGA ttcctctggATCTGCCTCAGTCTTGACACACAGCAGCTCGGGAAATAGTCTAAAGCGTCCAGATACCACGGAATCACTTAATTCTTCCATGTCCAATGGAACAAGCGATGCTG ACCTGTTCGATTCACATGATGATAGAGATGACGAAGGGGAGGCAGGGTCGGTGGAAGAGCACAAGAGTGTTATCATGCATCTGTTGTCACAGGTTAGACTTGGAATGGATCTTACGAAG GTAGTTCTTCCAACATTTATTCTTGAAAGAAGATCTCTTTTAGAAATGTATGCAGACTTTTTTGCTCATCCGGACCTGTTTGTGAG TATTAGTGACCAGAAGGATGCCAGAGACCGAATGGTTCAGGTTGTGAAATGGTATCTCTCAGCCTTTCACGCAGGAAGGAAAGGGTCGGTTGCCAAAAAGCCATACAACCCCATTTTGGGCGAAATCTTTCAGTGTCACTGGACATTACCAAATGATACTGAAGAGAATGCG GAGTTAGTTTCAGAAGGACCAGTTCCCTGGGTTTCCAAGAATAGTGTAACATTTGTGGCTGAGCAGGTTTCTCACCATCCACCCA TTTCAGCCTTTTATGCTGAGTGTTTTAATAAGAAGATACAATTCAATGCTCATATCTGGACCAAGTCAAAATTCCTTGGGATGTCAATTGGGGTGCACAACATAGGGCAGG GCTGTGTCTCGTGTCTAGAGCATGACGAACATTACATTCTCACATTCCCCAATGGTTATGGCAG GTCTATCCTCACAGTGCCCTGGGTGGAACTAGGCGGAGAATGCAATATTAATTGTTCCAAAACTGGCTATAGTGCAAATATCGTCTTCCACACTAAACCTTTCTATGGGGGCAAGAAGCACAGAATTACTGCTGAGATTTT ttCTCCAAATGACAAGAAGTCTTTCTGCTCAATTGAAGGGGAATGGAATGGTGTAATGTATGCAAAATACTCAACAGGG GAAAATGTAGTTTTTATAGATACCAAGAAATTGCCTATAATTAAGAAGAAAGTAAGGAAGCTGGAAGATCAGAATGAGTACGAATCCCGCTG ccTTTGGAAGGATGTCACTTTCaacttaaaaatcagagacattgatGCAGCAACTGAAGCCAAGCACAGACTTGAAGAAAGACAAAGAGCAGAAGCccgagaaaggaaggaaaaggaaattcaaTGGGAGACAAGG CTGTTTCATGAAGATGGAGAATGCTGGGTTTATGATGAAC